A part of Aegilops tauschii subsp. strangulata cultivar AL8/78 chromosome 2, Aet v6.0, whole genome shotgun sequence genomic DNA contains:
- the LOC109750205 gene encoding transcription factor MYB4 has protein sequence MGRAPCCEKMGLKRGPWTPEEDKILVAHIHSHGHSNWRALPKQAGLLRCGKSCRLRWINYLRPDIKRGNFTDEEEQSIIQLHQLLGNRWSAIAARLPGRTDNEIKNVWHTHLKKRLDPSAQEQHQEAKKRKKPAAAARKREGKVKMRKLDALTAKAAPVLSSPERSVSSTLTESTSTASAAAEQHGNSGSSASASASVKEECFTSSEESEEFQIDESFWSETLSMPLDDINDVCMEPHDAFGKPAGADGGDMDYWLKVFMEGGGDDDDNNDGALDLPQV, from the exons ATGGGGAGGGCTCCGTGCTGCGAGAAGATGGGCCTCAAGAGGGGCCCCTGGACGCCGGAGGAGGACAAGATCCTGGTCGCCCACATCCACAGCCACGGCCACAGCAACTGGCGCGCGCTGCCTAAGCAAGCCG GCCTGCTGCGGTGCGGCAAGAGCTGCCGGCTCCGGTGGATCAACTACCTGCGGCCGGACATCAAGCGCGGCAACTTCACCGACGAGGAGGAGCAGTCAATCATCCAGCTGCACCAGCTGCTCGGCAACAG ATGGTCCGCGATTGCCGCCCGGCTGCCGGGGAGGACGGACAACGAGATCAAGAACGTGTGGCACACCCACCTCAAGAAGCGGCTCGACCCCAGCGCGCAGGAGCAGCACCAGGAGGCCAAGAAGCGCAAgaagccggcggcggcggcgcggaagCGCGAGGGCAAGGTCAAGATGAGGAAGCTCGACGCGCTGACCGCCAAGGCGGCGCCCGTGCTGTCCTCGCCCGAGCGCTCCGTCTCGTCCACGCTCACCGAGTCGACGTCCacggcctcggcggcggcggagcagcaCGGCAACTCGGGCAGCTCCGCCTCCGCCTCGGCGTCCGTCAAGGAGGAGTGCTTCACCTCGTCCGAGGAGTCGGAGGAGTTCCAGATCGACGAGAGCTTCTGGTCGGAGACGCTGTCCATGCCGCTGGACGACATCAACGACGTCTGCATGGAGCCCCACGACGCGTTCGGCAAGCCGGCGGGCGCCGACGGCGGCGACATGGACTACTGGCTCAAGGTGTTCATggagggcggcggcgacgacgacgacaacaacgacggcgcgCTAGACTTACCGCAGGTTTAG